A genomic segment from Pseudomonas sp. S09G 359 encodes:
- a CDS encoding sigma-54 dependent transcriptional regulator: MPHILIVEDETIIRSALRRLLERNQYQVSEAGSVQEAQERFSIPTFDLIVSDLRLPGAPGTELIKLGQGTPVLIMTSYASLRSAVDSMKMGAVDYIAKPFDHDEMLQAVARILRDRQSASSAPAEQRPAGKAAEKPGVDNSNGEIGIIGSCPPMQDLYSKIRKVAPTDSNVLVQGESGTGKELVARALHNLSKRAKAPMISVNCAAIPESLIESELFGHEKGAFTGASAGRAGLVEAADGGTLFLDEIGELPLEAQARLLRVLQEGEIRRVGSVQSQKVDVRLIAATHRDLKSLAKIGQFREDLYYRLHVIALKLPALRERGADVNEIANAFLLRQSARINRTDLKFAPDAEQAIRHYSWPGNVRELENAVERAVILSESPEISAELLGIDIELSDLEDDDFIGLAPQQGGGSNTSHEPTEDLSLEDYFQHFVLEHQDHMTETELARKLGVSRKCLWERRQRLGIPRRKTGVASES; the protein is encoded by the coding sequence ATGCCGCACATTTTGATCGTCGAAGACGAAACCATTATCCGCTCTGCCTTGCGTCGCCTGCTTGAACGAAATCAGTACCAGGTCAGCGAAGCCGGCTCGGTGCAGGAAGCCCAAGAGCGTTTCAGCATTCCCACGTTCGACCTGATTGTCAGTGACCTGCGCTTGCCTGGCGCGCCTGGCACCGAGTTGATCAAGCTGGGCCAAGGCACTCCGGTGCTGATCATGACCAGCTACGCCAGCCTGCGCTCGGCGGTTGACTCCATGAAGATGGGCGCGGTGGACTACATCGCCAAGCCTTTCGACCACGACGAAATGCTCCAGGCCGTGGCGCGCATCCTGCGTGACCGTCAGTCGGCCAGCAGCGCGCCTGCCGAGCAACGCCCCGCCGGCAAAGCCGCCGAGAAGCCTGGCGTGGACAACAGCAACGGCGAGATCGGCATCATCGGCTCCTGCCCACCGATGCAGGATCTGTACAGCAAGATCCGCAAAGTCGCACCGACCGACTCGAATGTATTGGTCCAGGGCGAGTCCGGCACCGGTAAAGAACTGGTGGCCCGCGCCCTGCACAACCTGTCCAAGCGCGCCAAGGCCCCGATGATCTCGGTGAACTGCGCGGCGATCCCCGAATCCCTGATCGAGTCCGAGCTGTTCGGCCACGAAAAAGGCGCGTTTACCGGCGCCAGCGCCGGGCGTGCGGGCCTGGTTGAAGCGGCGGACGGCGGCACGCTGTTCCTCGATGAAATCGGCGAACTGCCCCTGGAAGCCCAGGCGCGCCTGCTGCGCGTGCTGCAAGAAGGCGAAATTCGCCGTGTGGGCTCGGTGCAATCGCAAAAGGTCGATGTACGCCTGATCGCGGCCACCCACCGCGACCTGAAAAGCCTGGCCAAGATCGGCCAGTTCCGTGAAGACTTGTACTACCGCCTGCACGTGATCGCCCTCAAGCTGCCGGCCCTGCGTGAGCGTGGCGCCGACGTCAACGAGATCGCCAATGCGTTCCTGCTGCGCCAAAGCGCACGCATCAACCGTACCGACCTCAAGTTTGCCCCCGACGCTGAGCAGGCGATCCGGCATTACTCCTGGCCGGGTAACGTGCGTGAGCTGGAAAATGCGGTGGAGCGCGCAGTGATCCTGTCGGAGAGCCCGGAGATTTCCGCCGAGCTGCTGGGCATCGATATCGAGCTGAGCGACCTTGAAGACGACGATTTCATCGGCCTGGCCCCGCAACAGGGTGGCGGTAGCAATACCAGCCATGAGCCGACTGAGGATTTGTCACTGGAAGACTACTTCCAGCACTTTGTCCTTGAGCACCAGGACCACATGACCGAGACCGAACTGGCGCGCAAACTGGGCGTGAGCCGCAAGTGCCTGTGGGAACGCCGCCAGCGCCTGGGTATCCCACGGCGCAAGACCGGGGTGGCCAGCGAGAGTTGA
- the panC gene encoding pantoate--beta-alanine ligase, producing MNTVKTLRELRAAVTHARSAGKRIGFVPTMGNLHSGHTTLVAKAVQQADFVVASIFVNPLQFGAGEDLDKYPRTLAADQEKLLQAGCNLLFAPTVEEMYPGGMTGQTRVSVPQLSEGLCGASRPGHFEGVATVVSKLFNMVQPDIAVFGQKDYQQLAVIRAMVQDLNMPIQIIGEPTVRAEDGLALSSRNGFLSPQERAIAPVLYRSLSQIAAAIKDGDHDFAKLRAEQVRQIEAAGLRLDYLEVRQGVHLRPATAEDTDVVILVAAFLGATRLIDNLHLNLA from the coding sequence ATGAACACGGTAAAAACCCTACGCGAACTGCGCGCTGCCGTTACCCACGCCCGCAGCGCCGGCAAGCGCATTGGCTTTGTGCCCACCATGGGCAACCTGCACAGCGGCCATACCACCCTGGTGGCCAAGGCCGTGCAACAGGCTGACTTCGTGGTGGCGAGTATCTTCGTCAACCCGCTGCAGTTCGGTGCCGGCGAAGACTTGGACAAGTACCCGCGCACCCTGGCCGCCGACCAGGAGAAACTCCTGCAAGCCGGCTGCAACCTGCTGTTCGCACCCACCGTCGAGGAAATGTACCCCGGCGGCATGACCGGCCAGACCCGCGTCAGCGTCCCGCAGTTGTCTGAAGGCCTGTGCGGCGCCAGCCGCCCAGGGCACTTCGAAGGTGTGGCCACGGTGGTCAGCAAGCTGTTCAACATGGTCCAGCCGGACATTGCCGTGTTTGGCCAGAAGGACTACCAGCAACTGGCCGTGATTCGCGCAATGGTCCAAGACCTGAACATGCCGATCCAGATTATCGGCGAGCCCACCGTACGCGCCGAGGATGGCCTGGCGCTATCGTCGCGCAACGGCTTCCTCTCTCCGCAGGAACGTGCGATTGCGCCGGTGCTGTATCGCAGCCTCAGCCAGATTGCCGCCGCCATCAAGGACGGTGACCACGACTTCGCCAAGCTGCGCGCCGAACAGGTCCGCCAGATCGAAGCCGCCGGCTTGCGCCTGGACTATCTGGAGGTACGCCAGGGCGTGCACCTGCGCCCGGCCACCGCCGAGGACACCGATGTGGTGATCCTGGTCGCCGCCTTCCTGGGGGCCACGCGCCTGATCGACAACCTGCATTTGAACCTCGCCTGA
- the panB gene encoding 3-methyl-2-oxobutanoate hydroxymethyltransferase: protein MPDITLTTLQSLKLKGEKITMLTCYDATFAHACCQAGVEVLLVGDSLGMVLQGNDSTLPVTTDELAYHTACVKRGNDGAFIIADLPFMDYATVEQTFVNAGKLMRAGAHMVKVEGAVWLAESIRLLAERGVPVCAHMGLTPQSVNILGGYKVQGRNEAQARQMRADAIALEQAGVAMILLECVPSELAAEISQAVKVPVIGIGAGSATDGQVLVLHDMLGLSITGRVPKFVKNFMAGQDSIHAALSAYVAEVKGVTFPGAEHGFSA from the coding sequence ATGCCAGACATTACCCTGACCACCTTGCAGAGCCTCAAGCTCAAAGGTGAAAAAATCACCATGCTGACCTGCTATGACGCCACCTTCGCCCACGCCTGCTGCCAGGCCGGTGTTGAAGTGTTATTGGTAGGCGACTCCCTGGGCATGGTTCTTCAAGGGAATGACAGCACCCTGCCGGTGACCACCGATGAACTGGCGTACCACACCGCCTGCGTCAAACGCGGTAACGACGGCGCGTTTATCATCGCCGACCTGCCGTTCATGGATTACGCCACTGTCGAACAAACCTTCGTGAACGCCGGCAAGCTGATGCGCGCCGGTGCGCATATGGTCAAGGTCGAAGGCGCCGTGTGGCTTGCCGAGTCGATTCGCCTGCTGGCTGAACGCGGCGTGCCGGTGTGCGCACACATGGGCCTGACGCCACAGTCGGTGAACATCCTCGGCGGCTACAAGGTGCAGGGCCGCAACGAAGCCCAGGCGCGCCAGATGCGCGCGGATGCCATCGCCCTGGAGCAGGCCGGTGTGGCGATGATCCTGCTCGAATGTGTCCCGAGCGAGCTGGCAGCGGAAATCAGCCAGGCAGTCAAAGTGCCAGTGATCGGCATTGGTGCCGGCTCGGCCACCGATGGCCAGGTGCTGGTGTTGCACGACATGCTCGGCCTGTCGATCACCGGCCGCGTGCCCAAGTTCGTGAAGAACTTCATGGCCGGCCAAGACAGCATCCACGCGGCATTGAGTGCCTACGTCGCCGAAGTCAAAGGCGTCACCTTCCCAGGCGCCGAACACGGATTTTCTGCATGA
- a CDS encoding sensor histidine kinase, with product MPMSFSLTQMLLISAAYLAALFGVAWISERGMIPRAIIRHPLTYTLSLGVYASAWAFYGTVGLAYQYGYGFLSSYLGVSGAFLLAPVLLYPILKITRTYQLSSLADLFAFRFRSTWAGALTTVFMLIGVLPLLALQIQAVADSISILTREPVQHRVALAFCALISLFTIFFGSRHIATREKHEGLVFAIAFESVIKLIAIGGVGLYALYGVFDGPQQLELWLLQNQTALAALHTPLQEGPWRTLLLVFFASAIVMPHMYHMTFTENLNPRSLVSASWGLPLFLLLMSLAVPLILWAGLKLGATTNPEYFTLGIGIAANSPALALLAYVGGLSAASGLIIVTTLALSGMALNHLVLPLYQPPAEGNIYRWLKWTRRALIVAIIMAGYGFYLLLGAGQDLANLGIVAFVATLQFLPGVLSVLYWPTANRRGFIAGLMAGILVWIVTMLLPLVGNLQGFYIPLLNMIYVLDDTSWHMAAIASLAANVLMFTLISLFTNASPEETSAAEACAVDNVRRPQRRELHAASPQEFATQLAKPLGAKAAQKEVEQALRDLYLPFDERRPYALRRLRDRIEANLSGLMGPSVSQDMVETFLPYKAGGENYVTEDIHFIESRLEDYHSRLTGLAAELDALRRYHRQTLQELPMGVCSLAKDQEILMWNKAMEELTGIAAQRVVGSRLNTLGDPWKELLQGFINLPDEHLHKQHLALDGQTRWLNLHKAAIDEPLAPGNSGLVLLVEDLTDTQMLEDKLVHSERLASIGRLAAGVAHEIGNPITGIACLAQNLREEREEDGEITEISGQILEQTKRVSRIVQSLMSFAHAGAHQNQDEAVCLAEVAQDAIGLLALNRRNFEVQFFNLCDPDHWVDGDSQRLAQVLINLLSNSRDATPAGGAVRVKTEAFEHTVDLIVEDEGSGIPQNIMDRLFEPFFTTKDPGEGTGLGLALVYSIVEEHYGQITIDSPADTESQRGTRIRVTLPRHVEATSAVN from the coding sequence ATGCCGATGAGCTTTAGCCTCACCCAGATGCTGCTGATCAGCGCCGCGTACCTCGCGGCGTTGTTCGGCGTTGCCTGGATCAGTGAGCGCGGAATGATTCCGCGGGCGATCATTCGCCATCCGTTGACCTACACCTTGTCCCTCGGCGTGTACGCCAGCGCCTGGGCGTTCTATGGCACGGTGGGCCTGGCCTATCAGTATGGTTATGGCTTTCTGTCCAGCTACCTGGGCGTGTCCGGCGCATTTTTGCTCGCGCCGGTGCTGCTGTACCCGATCCTGAAAATCACCCGCACCTACCAGCTGTCGTCCCTGGCCGACCTGTTTGCCTTCCGCTTTCGCAGCACCTGGGCCGGTGCGCTGACCACCGTGTTCATGCTGATCGGCGTGCTGCCGCTGCTGGCCCTGCAGATCCAGGCCGTGGCCGACTCCATCAGCATCCTCACCCGCGAGCCGGTGCAGCATCGGGTCGCGCTGGCCTTTTGCGCGCTGATCAGCCTGTTCACGATTTTCTTCGGTTCGCGCCACATCGCCACCCGCGAGAAACACGAAGGCCTGGTGTTTGCGATTGCGTTCGAGTCAGTGATAAAGCTGATCGCCATTGGCGGGGTTGGCCTCTACGCGCTGTACGGCGTATTCGATGGCCCGCAACAGCTGGAGTTGTGGCTGCTGCAAAACCAGACCGCCCTCGCCGCGCTGCACACGCCGTTGCAGGAAGGCCCGTGGCGCACGTTGCTGCTGGTGTTCTTTGCCTCGGCCATCGTGATGCCGCACATGTATCACATGACCTTTACCGAGAATCTCAACCCGCGCTCGCTGGTCAGCGCCAGCTGGGGCTTGCCGCTGTTTTTGCTGTTGATGAGCCTGGCGGTGCCGTTGATCCTGTGGGCCGGCCTGAAACTGGGCGCCACCACCAATCCCGAATACTTCACCCTCGGCATCGGCATTGCCGCCAACAGCCCGGCCCTGGCGCTGCTGGCTTACGTGGGTGGTTTATCGGCGGCCAGCGGCTTGATTATCGTCACCACGCTGGCCCTCTCGGGCATGGCGCTCAACCATTTGGTGCTGCCGCTGTACCAGCCGCCGGCCGAGGGCAATATCTACCGCTGGCTGAAATGGACGCGCCGCGCGCTGATCGTCGCGATCATCATGGCCGGCTACGGCTTCTATTTGCTGCTGGGCGCCGGGCAAGACCTGGCCAACCTCGGCATCGTCGCCTTTGTCGCCACCTTGCAGTTCCTGCCGGGGGTATTGTCGGTGCTGTACTGGCCGACCGCCAATCGCCGAGGCTTTATCGCCGGGCTGATGGCGGGGATCCTGGTGTGGATCGTGACCATGCTGCTGCCGCTGGTCGGCAACCTGCAGGGGTTCTATATCCCGCTGCTGAACATGATCTACGTGCTGGACGACACCAGTTGGCACATGGCGGCGATTGCCTCCCTGGCCGCCAACGTGCTGATGTTCACCCTGATCTCGCTGTTCACCAACGCCAGCCCGGAAGAAACCAGCGCCGCCGAGGCCTGCGCGGTAGACAACGTGCGCCGCCCGCAACGGCGCGAGCTGCATGCGGCCTCGCCCCAGGAATTTGCCACGCAGCTGGCCAAGCCCCTGGGCGCCAAGGCCGCGCAGAAGGAAGTCGAGCAGGCACTGCGCGATCTTTACCTGCCGTTTGACGAACGCCGCCCCTATGCCCTGCGCCGCCTGCGCGACCGCATCGAAGCCAACCTGTCCGGCCTGATGGGCCCCAGCGTGTCCCAGGACATGGTGGAAACCTTCCTGCCCTACAAGGCCGGCGGCGAAAACTACGTGACCGAAGACATCCATTTCATCGAGAGCCGGCTGGAGGACTACCACTCGCGCCTTACCGGCCTGGCCGCCGAACTCGATGCCCTGCGCCGCTACCACCGCCAGACCCTGCAGGAACTGCCCATGGGCGTGTGTTCCCTGGCCAAGGATCAGGAGATCCTGATGTGGAACAAGGCCATGGAAGAGCTCACCGGCATCGCCGCGCAACGGGTGGTCGGCTCACGCTTGAACACCCTCGGCGATCCATGGAAAGAACTGTTGCAAGGTTTTATCAACCTGCCCGACGAACACTTGCACAAACAGCACCTGGCCCTCGACGGCCAGACCCGCTGGCTCAACCTGCACAAAGCCGCGATCGACGAGCCTTTGGCCCCCGGTAACAGCGGCCTGGTGCTGCTGGTCGAGGACTTGACCGACACGCAGATGCTCGAAGACAAACTGGTGCACTCCGAGCGACTGGCCAGCATTGGCCGCCTGGCGGCCGGCGTGGCCCATGAAATCGGCAACCCGATCACCGGTATCGCCTGCCTGGCGCAGAACCTGCGTGAAGAGCGCGAGGAAGACGGCGAAATCACCGAAATCAGTGGGCAGATCCTCGAACAGACCAAACGGGTGTCGCGCATCGTGCAGTCGCTGATGAGCTTCGCCCATGCCGGCGCCCATCAGAACCAGGATGAAGCCGTGTGCCTGGCCGAAGTGGCGCAGGATGCCATTGGGCTGCTGGCGTTGAACCGGCGTAATTTCGAAGTACAGTTTTTCAATTTGTGCGACCCCGACCATTGGGTCGACGGCGACTCACAACGCCTGGCCCAAGTGCTGATCAACCTGCTGTCCAACTCCCGCGACGCGACGCCGGCGGGCGGCGCGGTACGCGTCAAGACCGAGGCTTTCGAGCACACGGTCGACCTGATCGTGGAGGACGAAGGCAGCGGTATTCCACAGAACATCATGGACCGATTGTTCGAACCTTTCTTCACCACCAAGGATCCAGGTGAAGGTACCGGTCTGGGCCTTGCACTGGTCTATTCCATCGTTGAAGAGCATTATGGACAAATCACCATCGACAGCCCGGCTGACACCGAAAGCCAACGCGGCACCCGTATTCGGGTGACCTTGCCGCGTCATGTCGAAGCGACGTCCGCTGTGAACTGA
- the pgi gene encoding glucose-6-phosphate isomerase — protein MAYYRTPHDVTALPAWQALNQHRQAMQDFSMREAFNADPQRFSQFTLSSCGLFLDYSKNLITSETRDLLVGLAKEVGLKDAINSLYAGEPVNSSEGRPALHTALRRPVGDKLSVNGVNIMPDVHKVLNQITDLVGRIHDGLWRGYTEKPITDVVNIGIGGSFLGPELVSEALLSYAHKGVRCHYLANIDGSEFHELTMKLRAETTLFIVSSKSFNTLETLKNAQAARAWYLAQGGSEAELYRHFIAVSSNNAAAVAFGIREENIFPMWDWVGGRYSLWSAIGLPIALAIGMSNFKELLSGAYTMDQHFQNAPFEQNMPVLLGLLGVWYGNFWGAQSHAILPYDHYLRNITKHLQQLDMESNGKSVRQDGTPVATDTGPVIWGGVGCNGQHAYHQLLHQGTQLIPADFIVPIVSFNPVSDHHQWLYANCLSQSQALMLGKTRSEAEAELRDKGIPEDEVQKLAPHKVIPGNRPSNTIVVERISPRRLGALVAMYEHKVFVQSVIWGINAFDQWGVELGKELGKGVYNRLTGAEETLAEDASTQGLINYFRGRHRG, from the coding sequence ATGGCGTACTACCGCACTCCTCATGACGTTACCGCTCTGCCCGCCTGGCAAGCGCTCAATCAACATCGCCAAGCCATGCAGGATTTCAGCATGCGCGAAGCGTTCAATGCCGATCCTCAGCGTTTCTCCCAATTCACCTTGAGCAGCTGCGGACTTTTCCTCGATTACTCGAAAAACCTGATCACCAGCGAAACCCGCGACCTGCTGGTGGGCCTGGCCAAGGAAGTCGGCCTCAAGGACGCAATCAACTCGCTGTACGCGGGCGAGCCGGTCAACTCGTCCGAAGGCCGCCCTGCCCTGCACACCGCGCTGCGCCGCCCGGTGGGCGACAAGCTGTCGGTCAACGGCGTGAACATCATGCCCGACGTGCACAAAGTGCTGAACCAGATCACTGATCTGGTCGGCCGTATCCATGACGGCCTGTGGCGTGGCTACACCGAAAAGCCGATCACCGACGTGGTGAACATCGGCATCGGTGGCTCGTTCCTCGGCCCGGAACTGGTTTCCGAAGCGCTGCTGTCCTACGCCCACAAAGGCGTGCGCTGCCACTACCTGGCGAATATCGACGGCAGCGAGTTCCACGAGCTGACCATGAAGCTGCGCGCCGAGACCACGCTGTTTATCGTCTCGTCGAAATCCTTCAATACCCTGGAAACCCTGAAAAACGCCCAGGCCGCCCGCGCCTGGTACCTGGCCCAGGGTGGCTCGGAAGCCGAGCTGTACCGCCACTTTATCGCCGTGTCGAGCAACAACGCGGCGGCAGTGGCGTTCGGTATCCGCGAAGAAAACATCTTCCCGATGTGGGACTGGGTCGGCGGCCGTTACTCGCTGTGGTCGGCCATCGGCTTGCCAATCGCCCTGGCCATCGGCATGTCCAACTTCAAGGAGTTGCTGTCCGGTGCCTACACCATGGACCAGCACTTCCAGAACGCGCCGTTCGAGCAGAACATGCCGGTGCTGCTGGGCCTGCTGGGCGTGTGGTACGGCAACTTCTGGGGTGCGCAGAGCCATGCGATCCTGCCGTATGACCACTACCTGCGTAACATCACCAAACACTTGCAACAGCTGGACATGGAATCCAACGGCAAGAGCGTGCGCCAGGACGGCACGCCCGTGGCCACCGATACCGGCCCAGTGATCTGGGGCGGCGTGGGCTGCAACGGCCAGCACGCGTATCACCAGTTGCTGCACCAGGGGACCCAACTGATCCCGGCCGACTTTATTGTGCCGATCGTCAGCTTCAACCCGGTGTCCGACCACCACCAGTGGCTGTACGCCAACTGCCTGTCCCAGAGCCAGGCACTGATGCTCGGCAAGACCCGCAGCGAAGCCGAAGCCGAACTGCGCGACAAGGGCATCCCGGAAGACGAAGTGCAGAAGCTGGCACCGCACAAGGTGATCCCGGGCAACCGTCCGAGCAACACCATCGTGGTCGAACGCATCAGCCCGCGTCGCTTGGGCGCACTGGTGGCCATGTATGAACACAAAGTGTTTGTGCAGAGCGTGATCTGGGGCATCAACGCCTTCGACCAATGGGGCGTGGAACTGGGTAAAGAGCTGGGCAAGGGCGTGTACAACCGCCTCACCGGCGCCGAAGAAACCTTGGCCGAAGATGCTTCGACCCAGGGCCTGATCAACTACTTCCGCGGTCGTCACCGCGGCTGA
- a CDS encoding polynucleotide adenylyltransferase PcnB, translating into MLKKLFQSFRSPLRRTQHIRSTPEVLNSNQHSLQRAQFSRYAVNIVERLQNAGYQAYLVGGCVRDMLLNITPKDFDVATSATPEQVRAEFRNARIIGRRFKLVHIHFGREIIEVATFRAGHPQNDEEEDTNQSSRNESGRILRDNVYGTLEEDAQRRDFTINALYYDPVSERILDYANGVHDIRNNLIRLIGDPTQRYQEDPVRMLRAVRFAAKLNFGIEKHTAAPIRELAPMLREIPSARLFEEVLKLFLSGYAADTFEMLVDLQLFDPLFPASAEALEYNPTYTHTLISEALINTDLRIKQNKPVTPAFLFAALLWPALPKRVLRLQDRGMPPIPAMQEAAHELIAEQCQRIAIPKRFTMPIREIWDMQERLPRRSGKRADLLLDNPRFRAGYDFLLLRESAGEQTDGLGEWWTDYQDANDSERREMIRELGSKGDGEGAGPKKRRRSGSKRKRSAADASGE; encoded by the coding sequence ATGCTGAAGAAGTTGTTCCAGTCATTCCGTTCCCCCTTGCGTCGTACGCAACACATTCGCAGCACGCCTGAAGTGCTTAACAGCAATCAGCATTCATTGCAGCGCGCTCAATTCAGCCGCTATGCGGTGAACATCGTCGAACGTTTGCAGAACGCCGGCTACCAGGCTTATCTGGTGGGTGGTTGTGTACGTGACATGTTGCTCAATATCACGCCCAAGGATTTCGACGTCGCCACCAGTGCTACGCCGGAGCAGGTGCGCGCCGAGTTTCGCAATGCGCGAATCATCGGCCGCCGCTTCAAGCTGGTGCATATCCACTTTGGCCGCGAAATCATCGAAGTCGCGACCTTCCGCGCCGGCCACCCGCAAAACGATGAAGAGGAAGACACCAACCAGTCTTCCCGCAACGAGAGCGGACGCATCCTGCGTGACAACGTCTACGGCACCCTGGAAGAAGACGCGCAACGCCGCGACTTCACCATCAATGCCCTGTATTACGACCCGGTCAGCGAGCGCATCCTCGATTACGCCAATGGCGTACACGACATCCGCAACAACCTGATCCGCCTGATCGGCGACCCGACCCAGCGCTACCAGGAAGACCCGGTGCGCATGCTGCGGGCCGTGCGTTTCGCCGCCAAGCTCAACTTTGGTATCGAAAAGCACACCGCCGCGCCGATCCGAGAGCTGGCGCCGATGCTGCGCGAGATTCCCTCGGCGCGCCTGTTCGAAGAAGTGCTCAAGCTGTTCCTCTCGGGCTACGCCGCCGACACCTTCGAAATGCTCGTCGACCTGCAGCTGTTTGATCCGCTGTTCCCGGCCAGCGCCGAGGCACTGGAATACAACCCGACGTACACCCATACGCTGATCAGCGAAGCGTTGATCAACACCGACCTGCGCATCAAGCAGAACAAACCGGTGACCCCGGCGTTCCTGTTTGCCGCCCTGCTGTGGCCGGCCTTGCCGAAACGTGTACTGCGCCTGCAGGACCGTGGCATGCCGCCGATCCCGGCCATGCAGGAAGCTGCTCACGAACTGATCGCCGAGCAATGCCAGCGCATCGCTATCCCAAAACGCTTCACCATGCCGATCCGCGAGATCTGGGACATGCAGGAGCGCCTGCCACGCCGCAGCGGCAAACGCGCCGACCTGTTGCTGGACAACCCGCGCTTCCGCGCCGGCTACGACTTCCTGCTGCTGCGTGAAAGCGCCGGCGAGCAGACCGATGGCCTCGGCGAATGGTGGACCGACTACCAGGACGCCAATGACAGCGAGCGCCGCGAGATGATTCGCGAGCTGGGCAGCAAAGGCGATGGCGAAGGCGCCGGGCCGAAGAAACGTCGCCGCAGCGGCAGCAAGCGCAAACGCAGTGCCGCCGACGCCTCGGGCGAATAA
- the folK gene encoding 2-amino-4-hydroxy-6-hydroxymethyldihydropteridine diphosphokinase — MERIYIGMGSNLAAPDQQLRSALEALAQLPGTTLAGVSAFYQSDSLLPGQPRYTNAVAALDSSLAPLELLDALQAIENDQGRERLERWGPRTLDLDILLFGDRLIDEPRLKVPHYQMHLRAFVLFPLAELAPANLQLPDGQTLRELLAACPFVGLERLPAV, encoded by the coding sequence GTGGAACGCATCTACATCGGCATGGGCAGCAACCTGGCTGCCCCGGACCAGCAATTGCGCAGCGCCCTCGAGGCGCTGGCGCAATTGCCAGGCACCACCCTCGCCGGTGTATCGGCCTTCTATCAAAGTGATTCGCTGCTCCCGGGCCAACCGCGCTACACCAATGCGGTTGCCGCCCTGGACAGCAGCCTTGCGCCGCTTGAGCTGCTGGATGCCCTGCAAGCCATCGAAAACGACCAGGGCCGCGAACGCCTTGAGCGCTGGGGGCCGCGTACCCTGGACCTGGACATCCTGCTGTTTGGCGATCGCCTGATCGACGAACCGCGCCTCAAGGTGCCCCACTACCAGATGCACCTGCGGGCCTTTGTGCTCTTCCCGCTGGCCGAGCTCGCACCCGCCAACCTGCAACTGCCAGACGGACAAACGCTGCGCGAGCTGCTGGCAGCCTGCCCGTTTGTTGGCCTGGAACGTCTTCCAGCAGTCTGA